One genomic window of Armigeres subalbatus isolate Guangzhou_Male unplaced genomic scaffold, GZ_Asu_2 Contig561, whole genome shotgun sequence includes the following:
- the LOC134204392 gene encoding LOW QUALITY PROTEIN: uncharacterized protein LOC134204392 (The sequence of the model RefSeq protein was modified relative to this genomic sequence to represent the inferred CDS: inserted 1 base in 1 codon) translates to MRHASVWMCILTFYNLQSSSLAAIVPPPWSDPNKNPCASQPGGWQLLYWPPLKKCYKIFQLGYPCPETMELSPVGVGSTSTGSTAECRCPPGTAQSPLTKRCHRLFEREPCEFGQFFAPLADTDVKSAIPKQRWGTCKSAQMCESGMIYWPQDNKCYQLYTKGPCAKGKLMSLDSDGIAKCKCKDEGELSNYFYDETETCHEFFTKGPCLRTGELFLPSKKCACHQRLPHFHNESNQCYELGTIGPCPVGHTFIITDKRGQQEVSSMKAECRCKENYVLWKDGYCYKLYTQGPCETGSFLIDSNVCLPNPCEKGRLYFPKEKTCYRIGSQGPCTLHQVVIFDFTTRPSLDGISYNGICGCSGVIHNLDQSCTDDEVPKSACDSTPDMVEINKQCYKLYTRGLCGPGQWLEPXKTSSNVRAATCVCRPGYTPYDSPMQNGVIGCQPPAVGLARWFMSLLGFASPEPEEY, encoded by the exons ATGAGGCATGCATCCGTATGGATGTGCATTCTGACGTTCTATAACCTCCAATCGTCTTCGTTAGCTGCAATCGTACCCCCACCATGGAGTGACCCGAATAAAAATCCCTGTGCCAGTCAACCCGGTGGATGGCAGCTACTTTATTGGCCTCCGCTCAAAAAATGTTACAAAATTTTTCAGCTAGGGTATCCCTGCCCCGAAACAATGGAACTAAGCCCGGTAGGAGTGGGATCCACTAGCACGGGATCGACAGCAGAGTGCCGCTGTCCACCAGGAACCGCTCAATCCCCATTAACGAAACGATGCCATCGGTTATTCGAGCGAGAGCCTTGCGAGTTTGGACAATTTTTCGCACCGCTTGCCGATACAGATGTGAAGAGTGCCAT ACCAAAACAACGATGGGGTACATGTAAATCGGCACAAATGTGTGAGAGTGGAATGATTTACTGGCCACAGGACAACAAATGTTACCAACTGTATACCAAAGGACCCTGCGCGAAGGGAAAGTTAATGAGCTTAGATTCTGATGGAATAGCTAAATGCAAG TGTAAAGACGAAGGGGAGTTGAGCAATTATTTCTATGACGAGACGGAAACATGCCATGAATTTTTCACTAAGGGACCATGCTTGCGCACAGGAGAGCTATTTCTCCCTTCAAAGAAGTGTGCATGCCATCAAAGATTGCCACATTTTCATAACGAATCAAATCAATGTTACGAATTAGGCACTATTGGGCCTTGTCCTGTTGGGCACACATTCATTATAACCGATAAAAGGGGGCAACAAGAGGTAAGCTCAATGAAGGCAGAGTGTCGATGTAAAGAAAACTACGTTCTATGGAAGGACGGTTATTGCTACAAGTTGTATACACAGGGCCCATGTGAGACAGGATCCTTTCTGATAGATTCAAACGTTTGCTTACCTAACCCATGTGAGAAAGGTAGATTGTATTTTCCTAAAGAAAAAACATGTTATCGAATAGGATCACAGGGTCCCTGCACTTTGCACCAGGTGGTTATATTTGACTTTACAACAAGACCGTCATTGGATGGCATTTCCTATAACGGAATTTGCGGATGCTCTGGAGTCATCCATAACTTAGATCAGTCATGTACAGATGATGAAGTTCCTAAAAGTGCTTGTGATAGTACGCCTGATATGGTGGAGATAAATAAACAATGTTATAAGCTTTACACTCGTGGGCTTTGCGGTCCAGGACAGTGGCTTGAAC AAAAGACATCGTCAAATGTTCGTGCGGCTACATGCGTCTGTAGGCCAGGATACACTCCATATGATTCACCGATGCAAAACGGCGTAATCGGCTGTCAACCACCGGCCGTGGGACTCGCCAG GTGGTTCATGAGCCTGTTAGGATTTGCATCGCCCGAACCAGAGGAATACTAA